A section of the Acanthochromis polyacanthus isolate Apoly-LR-REF ecotype Palm Island chromosome 13, KAUST_Apoly_ChrSc, whole genome shotgun sequence genome encodes:
- the LOC127536932 gene encoding zinc finger protein OZF-like isoform X3, translated as MDSSQKKCKHSNGVRCRTSEVDKDGSATTAKRDESLSCEQCCKTFITATKLRIHKCIHTVDKPLSCDQCGKAFTKKSTLAKHQLIHSGVKPFSCKRCGKAFTQKSHLKRHQLIHSGFKPFSCDQCGKAFTDKSHLKRHQYIHSGVKPFNCDQCGKGFTHKSTLRDHQLIHSGVKPFNCDQCGKAFPHKSNLKSHQLIHSGVKPFNCDQCGKTFTVKSHLKRHQLIHSGVKPFNCDQCGKAFTDKRNLKSHQLIHSRVKPFSCDQCVKTFTQHEQLLIYQCPHSGRKRYHCDSCEKTFKNQQSLKCHQRIHTGHDVYVCDHCGKLFVQYSQLKAHEVTHTGVKPYICDQCGKRYSSIAYLKVHQRVHTGETPYRCDECKKTFTTLGSLKQHQQIHTRKKAWNQCHSEQNGRDGQKSQTCQHSANGEQCCFDHSGPTSNQQETLQRHQRMHTGHRLNPCQEDFSMQGSIKVHEVLHKLKVLEIRLQRIQV; from the exons aaatgtaaacacagcaatggagtgagatgtcggacctctgaggtggataaggatggttcagcaacaacagcaaaaagagatgaatcactgagttgtgagcaatgttgcaagacttttatcacagcaacaaagctaagaattcacaaatgtattcacactgtggacaaaccattgagctgtgatcagtgtggaaaggcttttactaagaagagtactctagcaaaacatcaactcatccacagtggagttaaaccattcagctgtaaacggtgtggaaaggcttttactcagaagagtcacttaaaaagacatcaactcattcacagtggatttaaaccattcagctgtgatcagtgtggaaaggcttttactgacaagagtcacttaaaaagacatcaatacattcacagtggagttaaaccattcaactgtgatcagtgtggaaagggttttactcacaagagtacgTTAAGagatcatcaactcattcacagtggagttaaaccattcaactgtgatcagtgtggaaaggcttttccTCACAAGAGTaatttaaaaagtcatcaactcattcacagtggagttaaaccattcaactgtgatcagtgtggaaagaccTTTACTGtcaagagtcacttaaaaagacatcaactcattcacagtggagttaaaccattcaactgtgatcagtgtggaaaggcttttactgacaagagaaacttaaaaagtcatcaactcattcacagtagagttaaaccattcagctgtgatcagtgtgtgaaaacctttactcaacatgaacagttgttgatttatcaatgcccccattctggtagaaagcggtaccactgtgactcctgtgaaaaaactttcaagaaccaacaaagcttaaaatgtcaccaacgcatccacactggacatgatgtgtatgtatgtgatcactgtggcaaACTATTTGTACagtactcacagttaaaagctcatgaagtgacccacactggggttaaaccatacatttgtgaccagtgtgggaagcGCTACAGCTCCATTGCatacctcaaagttcaccaacgtgtccacactggggagacaccatacagatgtgatgagtgtaagaagacttttacaactttgggttccctgaaacaacaccagcagatccacaccagaaagaaagcatggAATCaatgtcacagtgag cagaacggaaGAGATGGACAAAagtctcagacttgtcagcactctgccaatggtgaacagtgctgctttgaccacTCTGGACCAACATCCAACCAACAAGAaaccctacaacgacaccagcgtatgcacactggacacagactgaacccctgccaagaagatttctccatgcagggttcaataaaagttcatgaagtcctccacaaacttaaagtccttgagatccggcttcagagaattcaggtctaa